In the Ostrinia nubilalis chromosome 15, ilOstNubi1.1, whole genome shotgun sequence genome, one interval contains:
- the LOC135078553 gene encoding calexcitin-2-like: MVSDFRKKKYSYVFTVFFDTNKSGTIDKKDFDLAKEQIAKLRGWKSGEPTYKILEDTLNQLWEGLQGADANKDGEVSVDEWVGVWDSYAKNPSGAPEWQSLYARFVFQLEDGSNDGSIDGEEFSTVLASFGGDKAEAVEAFKKLAGGKSSISWAEFEKLFTEYFTAEDASAPGNFLFGKTSY, from the coding sequence ATGGTCTCAGACTTCAGGAAGAAGAAGTACTCCTACGTCTTCACGGTGTTCTTCGACACCAACAAGAGCGGAACAATCGACAAGAAAGACTTTGATCTGGCGAAAGAACAGATCGCCAAGTTGCGAGGATGGAAGTCCGGGGAGCCGACTTACAAGATCTTGGAAGATACTCTGAACCAGCTGTGGGAGGGTCTGCAGGGAGCTGACGCTAACAAGGACGGTGAAGTGTCGGTCGACGAATGGGTCGGCGTTTGGGATAGCTACGCTAAGAACCCATCAGGTGCTCCTGAGTGGCAGAGCTTGTACGCGCGTTTCGTCTTCCAATTGGAGGATGGATCCAACGACGGATCTATTGACGGCGAGGAGTTCTCGACTGTCCTCGCTTCCTTCGGCGGGGACAAGGCGGAGGCTGTCGAGGCCTTCAAGAAGCTGGCCGGTGGGAAGAGCAGCATCTCATGGGCGGAGTTTGAGAAGCTTTTCACAGAGTACTTCACTGCTGAGGACGCGAGTGCCCCGGGAAACTTCCTCTTCGGCAAGACTAGCTACTAA